A single region of the Candidatus Polarisedimenticolia bacterium genome encodes:
- a CDS encoding sulfurtransferase TusA family protein, with the protein MRAEEDGSGGPALPRPDEVLDTVGFFCPIPIIKTAARMRDMRRGQILEVLSDDRVILVDMPSWCKSAGHEYLGDSQQAGEIHLFVRKVGRPRRSGEQIDDGKE; encoded by the coding sequence AAGAGGATGGCTCGGGAGGCCCGGCCCTGCCGCGACCGGACGAGGTTCTCGATACGGTCGGCTTCTTCTGTCCGATTCCGATTATCAAGACGGCGGCGCGGATGCGGGACATGCGCCGGGGGCAAATCCTCGAGGTTCTCTCGGACGATCGCGTCATCCTCGTGGACATGCCGTCGTGGTGCAAGTCGGCGGGCCACGAGTATCTCGGCGATTCGCAGCAGGCGGGAGAGATTCACCTGTTCGTGCGCAAAGTAGGCCGGCCGCGCCGGAGCGGGGAGCAGATCGACGATGGAAAGGAATGA
- a CDS encoding thiamine biosynthesis protein → MERNETAPARPGTIRAVGLISGGLDSTLAARVLMEQGIEVHGFNYATGFCSNDQRRAVGRPGEALHRLRNEALRAGADLDIEVRIVPVEKEYFQIVTHPKFGHGAHMNPCIDCRIFMLRKARQEMLELDAHFVFTGEVLGQRPMSQHLAALQTIEKEAGLEGLLLRPLSAQHLPETIPERRGWVDRARLLSISGRSRRGQLALAQTFEIGEFPQPSGGCCSLTDDTFSRRLKDVLSHQVPFEPGTEDAVILKVGRHFRVSHEVKVVVGRDEAENVFLAKHRAGRWWFEVPDAGSPLVIVQGDPDPELRRLIAAIAARYSSRRDETEIEVTARRDDFVERLRVSPPADEVLDRYRI, encoded by the coding sequence ATGGAAAGGAATGAAACGGCCCCAGCCCGGCCCGGGACGATCCGCGCCGTCGGCCTGATTTCCGGCGGACTGGATTCGACGCTGGCGGCGCGCGTCTTGATGGAACAGGGGATCGAGGTCCACGGCTTCAACTACGCCACCGGGTTTTGCAGCAACGATCAGCGAAGGGCCGTGGGCCGGCCCGGCGAAGCCCTGCACCGGCTGCGGAACGAGGCGCTGCGGGCGGGGGCCGATCTGGACATCGAGGTGCGTATCGTCCCGGTCGAGAAGGAATACTTCCAGATCGTCACCCATCCGAAGTTCGGCCATGGGGCCCACATGAATCCCTGCATCGACTGCCGCATCTTCATGCTGCGCAAGGCGCGGCAGGAGATGCTCGAGCTCGACGCTCATTTCGTGTTCACCGGCGAAGTGCTGGGCCAGCGTCCCATGTCGCAGCATCTCGCGGCTCTCCAGACGATCGAAAAGGAAGCGGGCCTCGAAGGTCTTCTCCTGCGCCCCCTTTCGGCCCAGCACCTTCCGGAGACGATCCCCGAAAGGCGCGGCTGGGTGGATCGCGCCCGGCTGCTTTCGATCTCCGGCCGATCCCGGCGTGGTCAGCTGGCGCTGGCGCAGACCTTTGAAATCGGGGAGTTCCCCCAGCCCTCGGGGGGATGCTGCTCGCTGACCGATGACACCTTCTCGCGGCGGCTCAAGGACGTCCTCTCCCACCAGGTGCCGTTCGAGCCCGGCACCGAGGACGCGGTGATTCTCAAGGTGGGCAGGCATTTCCGCGTCTCCCATGAGGTCAAGGTCGTGGTCGGGAGGGACGAAGCGGAGAACGTCTTCCTGGCGAAGCATCGGGCGGGGCGATGGTGGTTCGAAGTCCCCGACGCCGGCAGCCCCCTGGTGATCGTGCAAGGGGATCCCGATCCCGAGCTTCGCCGGCTGATCGCGGCGATCGCGGCGCGCTATTCTTCCCGGCGCGACGAGACGGAGATCGAAGTGACCGCCCGCCGCGACGATTTCGTCGAGCGACTGCGGGTCTCTCCGCCCGCGGACGAAGTCCTGGATCGATACCGGATCTGA
- a CDS encoding cyclophilin-like fold protein — protein MRIRLRVGSEAIGGELFDSPAGRAVAEVLPLETSFNTWGDEFYLSVPMHPLPPEEGAGVEMQVGDIAYWPEGNALAIFFGPTPISPGAEPVAFSPVIRVGRFEGDPGAFRRSAGAPTIRIEPA, from the coding sequence ATGAGAATACGCCTGCGGGTCGGGAGCGAGGCGATCGGCGGCGAGCTCTTCGACTCGCCCGCCGGAAGGGCCGTGGCCGAGGTCCTGCCTCTCGAGACTTCCTTCAATACGTGGGGCGATGAATTCTACCTGTCGGTTCCGATGCACCCGCTTCCGCCGGAAGAAGGCGCGGGGGTGGAGATGCAGGTGGGCGACATCGCCTACTGGCCCGAGGGGAATGCGCTGGCGATCTTCTTTGGCCCCACGCCCATCAGCCCCGGCGCGGAGCCGGTCGCTTTCAGCCCGGTGATCCGGGTCGGCCGCTTCGAGGGCGACCCCGGGGCGTTCCGGCGCTCGGCCGGAGCGCCCACGATCCGCATCGAGCCGGCCTGA
- a CDS encoding HDIG domain-containing protein: MIPNRPTRAEAWDLLREHTQGDGLRKHALAVEAAMRAYAGAAGADPELWGIAGLLHDFDYEKHPTLEEHPAFGVDLLRRLGYPEEILRAILAHAPHTGVVPETPMEKTLFAVDELCGFLTACALVQPGKKLSEVRVSSVKKKLNDKAFARGVSREHIREGTEALGVDLDRHIEFVLGALASIAASLGLG; the protein is encoded by the coding sequence ATGATCCCTAACCGCCCGACGCGCGCCGAGGCGTGGGATCTTCTTCGCGAGCACACCCAAGGCGACGGGCTGCGGAAGCACGCTCTGGCAGTGGAGGCGGCCATGCGCGCCTACGCCGGCGCCGCGGGGGCCGACCCGGAGCTCTGGGGCATCGCCGGCCTGCTCCACGACTTCGATTACGAGAAGCATCCCACCCTCGAAGAGCATCCGGCCTTCGGAGTCGATCTGCTTCGCCGGCTCGGCTACCCGGAGGAGATCCTGCGCGCCATCCTGGCCCACGCGCCGCACACCGGAGTGGTTCCCGAGACCCCGATGGAAAAGACGCTCTTCGCCGTTGACGAGCTCTGCGGCTTCCTGACCGCCTGCGCGCTGGTGCAGCCCGGAAAGAAGCTCTCGGAGGTGCGCGTGAGCTCGGTGAAGAAAAAGCTCAACGACAAGGCGTTCGCCCGGGGCGTCAGCCGGGAGCACATTCGCGAGGGGACGGAGGCGTTGGGAGTGGATCTCGATCGTCACATCGAGTTCGTGCTGGGGGCCCTTGCCTCCATCGCGGCGAGCCTGGGTCTCGGATGA
- a CDS encoding thrombospondin type 3 repeat-containing protein: MILAAALGCLLPPPSALSDFTFYADIVSSATTDCVPTSSGCTGSCAAPTCGSQAQPCHKIQDAINIANCTIGSNNALQADVLVAAGTYPERLYVYPNINLIGAGRDVTTVDAKGLNRSAVILAGGGAVGFNRPRLNFSISGLRIIHGSGDRLTLTDSVGNQYFNIGGGGVILFGEINLPGWPRVTNCRIEDNTLANNTGLPAPDWNGAGIYIAQGQPVISGNIVQRNTTTPPDQSGQVSALGWGAGIFSLNFDCRPVITHNIIRNNVTVAQQGSGAGMFIAAGNGTVLSNNLIVANSANIQGGGMYLYASGTSAYDNVVMGNIGGSAGGGLSTGSPLEDLNLTNNSIVGNVMTVHTVPKGAVFSAIGGGVYASFILSQQVSPKNHLTNNLIAQNDATTAGGGGGLYSFNAFATNDHGDYFGDLPNEIRGDYTDAAVIGINGNIGLNPVFTNAPVFWDHTNANGTSSTVVVFASTRYAVGNRIEYNDDGVSRQITAINNTSKTLTFTPALSYKVCSNALNALCTVNADCLSPGTCATATTRASRILANWGSGTNVAEDLRLTSSSPLREMGTNAPGFGTLPAADYDDLPRPADGDLNGSSLSDMGAFEFRYPDTDGDGFVDLQDCAPGVNSVWTAPDQVPDPLAISASGDLSWPHVPQSNVYNVYGGTLTLPFAPNPSCLAAEVPAWSWSLAGSVPVPGTAYYYLVGGRNTCGSGPIHGPPSLYPSTVCPPSGADGDGDGAQNVNDNCPAVSNASQLDGDHDTVGTVCDNCPSVYNPSQADANGNGLGDACDP, translated from the coding sequence TTGATCTTAGCGGCAGCGTTGGGCTGCCTGCTGCCCCCTCCGTCCGCCTTGTCGGATTTTACTTTCTACGCAGATATCGTCTCCTCGGCCACCACCGACTGCGTCCCGACCAGCAGCGGCTGCACCGGCTCCTGCGCCGCTCCGACTTGCGGGAGCCAGGCCCAACCCTGTCACAAGATCCAGGACGCCATCAACATCGCGAACTGCACCATCGGCTCGAACAACGCCTTGCAGGCCGACGTCCTGGTCGCGGCGGGAACTTATCCCGAACGGCTCTACGTCTACCCCAATATCAACTTGATCGGAGCGGGCCGGGACGTCACGACCGTCGACGCCAAAGGGCTGAACCGCTCGGCGGTCATCCTCGCCGGCGGCGGCGCCGTGGGCTTCAACCGGCCGCGCCTCAACTTCTCGATCTCGGGCCTGCGGATCATCCACGGCAGCGGCGATCGCCTGACGCTCACCGACTCGGTCGGGAACCAGTACTTCAATATCGGCGGCGGGGGAGTCATTCTGTTCGGAGAGATCAACCTGCCCGGGTGGCCCCGCGTCACCAACTGCCGGATCGAGGACAACACCCTGGCGAACAACACGGGACTCCCCGCCCCCGACTGGAACGGGGCGGGAATCTACATCGCCCAGGGGCAGCCGGTCATCTCGGGCAACATCGTCCAGCGCAACACCACGACTCCTCCCGATCAAAGCGGCCAGGTATCCGCGCTGGGCTGGGGAGCGGGCATTTTCTCCCTGAACTTCGACTGCCGGCCGGTGATCACCCACAACATCATCCGCAACAACGTCACGGTGGCGCAGCAGGGGAGCGGCGCGGGCATGTTCATCGCCGCCGGCAACGGCACGGTGCTCAGCAACAACCTCATCGTCGCCAACTCAGCGAACATCCAGGGGGGAGGCATGTACCTCTACGCCTCCGGGACGTCGGCCTACGACAACGTCGTGATGGGGAACATCGGCGGAAGCGCCGGCGGGGGGCTCAGCACGGGAAGTCCCTTGGAGGATCTCAACCTGACGAACAACTCGATCGTCGGAAACGTGATGACGGTCCATACCGTGCCGAAGGGGGCCGTCTTCTCCGCCATCGGCGGCGGCGTCTACGCGAGCTTCATCCTCAGCCAGCAGGTCAGCCCGAAGAACCACCTCACCAACAACCTGATCGCCCAGAACGACGCGACCACCGCGGGGGGCGGCGGCGGGCTGTACAGCTTCAACGCCTTCGCGACCAACGACCATGGCGATTACTTCGGGGACCTCCCCAACGAGATCCGCGGCGACTACACCGACGCCGCGGTGATCGGGATCAACGGGAACATCGGCCTCAATCCGGTTTTCACCAATGCCCCCGTCTTTTGGGATCACACCAACGCGAACGGGACCTCCTCGACCGTCGTGGTCTTTGCTTCGACGCGCTATGCGGTCGGGAACCGGATCGAATACAACGACGACGGCGTGTCGCGGCAGATCACCGCGATCAACAACACCAGCAAGACCCTGACCTTCACCCCGGCGTTGTCGTACAAGGTCTGCAGCAACGCCCTGAACGCCTTGTGCACCGTCAACGCCGACTGTCTCTCTCCCGGAACGTGCGCCACCGCCACGACCCGCGCCAGCCGGATCCTGGCGAACTGGGGGAGCGGCACGAACGTGGCCGAGGATCTTCGCCTGACCTCCAGCTCTCCGCTGCGTGAGATGGGAACGAACGCCCCGGGGTTTGGAACCCTGCCCGCCGCCGATTACGACGATCTGCCGCGCCCGGCCGACGGCGATCTCAACGGCTCCTCCCTGAGCGACATGGGAGCCTTCGAGTTCCGCTACCCCGACACCGACGGCGACGGGTTCGTCGACCTCCAGGATTGCGCGCCCGGGGTCAACAGCGTCTGGACGGCGCCGGACCAGGTTCCGGACCCGCTGGCGATCTCGGCCAGCGGCGACCTCTCCTGGCCCCACGTTCCGCAGTCGAACGTCTACAACGTGTATGGAGGGACGCTCACCCTCCCCTTCGCGCCCAACCCGAGCTGCCTCGCCGCCGAGGTGCCCGCCTGGTCCTGGTCTTTGGCGGGGTCGGTGCCGGTGCCGGGCACCGCCTACTACTACCTGGTGGGCGGAAGGAACACTTGTGGCAGCGGCCCGATCCACGGCCCGCCGAGCCTCTACCCGTCCACCGTCTGCCCTCCGTCGGGAGCCGACGGCGACGGGGACGGAGCTCAGAACGTCAACGACAACTGTCCGGCGGTCTCCAACGCCAGCCAGCTGGACGGCGATCACGACACCGTCGGGACGGTCTGCGACAACTGTCCGTCCGTCTACAATCCCTCCCAGGCCGACGCGAACGGCAACGGTCTGGGGGACGCCTGCGATCCGTGA
- a CDS encoding putative metal-binding motif-containing protein, with the protein MKTLRGGSWLVLCLLAAGVVSFQPPPVAVSNFTYYVDAASAGTTDCTPGASGCTGSCAVPACGSQATPCHTIQAAVNIANCNIGSNAALEADVLVAAGTYPERIFVYPNIHVIGAGRDVTTIDAKGLNRSAVILAGGGALGFNRPREHFSISGVRIIHGSGDRLTLTDSGGNQYFNMAGGGVLLFGDVLTPGWPRVIDCRIEDNTLANSGLGAPDWNGAGIYVAQGQPVISGNLIQRNTTTPPDQSGQVEALGWGAGIFSLNFDCRPVITHNTIRNNVTVAQQGSGAGMYIAGDNGTVLSNNLIVGNSANLEGGGIYLYANSASAYNNVVIGNIGGGAGGGFSTGAPLSEVTITNNTIVGNVLTVHTVPKGATFSSIGGGIYSSFILSQQADPNSHLTNNLIAQNDATTLGGGAGLYSFNSFATNDHNDFFNDRPNEIRGDYTDAQVIGTNGNVSVNPVFTNAPTFWDHTSALGTSTTAIVFDSTRYAVGNRIEYNDDGVSRQITAINNTSKTLTFTPALAYKVCSNAINASCNVNGDCLSPGTCNTAVTQTNRILANWGSNTDVSENLRLTSSSPLRDAGTNAPLFGTTPTTDYDDLPRPTDGDLNGSSLNDIGAFEFRFGDSDGDGVPDSVDCSPLSNSAWALPDQVPSPLQINASQVLSWPRIPQSNVYNVYSGLIQNPFNYGAACFAAEVPGLSTSINLPPSPASGVGFYYLVGGVNGCGNGPIHLLPTVNPAPACAAQNHDTDGDTVLDLNDNCPALANPGQEDPEHDTVGTACDNCPALYNPAQTDVNANSLGDDCEDADGDTYVLTLDCNDNNPAIHPGAAEVCNGLDDNCANGVDEGADALCADSNSCDQDSCGGAAGCVHTPVADGSPCTDANACTQTDSCQTGVCLGANPVICPTADACHDPGVCDTGTGVCSAATPKPEGFPCEDGNNCTVGDSCLSGICQAGAARDGDSDTHPDPLCGGDDCNDANGLVWHVPAEVTNLTLSQASPANPTWDSQAVAAGSETTYDLVSGSLSTLSGISFPPATCLQSADPATSYSDGRPNPASGTGYWYLSRARNSCGVATYGSAARDAEIPNCP; encoded by the coding sequence ATGAAGACGCTCCGCGGAGGCAGCTGGCTCGTCCTCTGCCTGCTCGCCGCCGGGGTGGTGTCCTTCCAGCCCCCTCCCGTCGCCGTGTCGAATTTCACCTACTACGTCGACGCCGCCTCCGCCGGCACGACCGACTGCACCCCCGGCGCGAGCGGTTGCACGGGATCCTGCGCCGTCCCCGCCTGCGGCTCCCAGGCAACTCCCTGCCACACGATTCAGGCCGCCGTCAACATCGCGAACTGCAACATCGGCTCGAACGCCGCCTTGGAGGCCGACGTCCTGGTCGCGGCCGGGACCTATCCCGAGCGGATCTTCGTCTACCCGAACATCCACGTGATCGGGGCCGGCCGGGACGTCACGACGATCGACGCCAAGGGGTTGAACCGCTCCGCGGTGATCTTAGCGGGCGGCGGAGCTTTGGGCTTCAACCGCCCACGCGAGCATTTCTCAATATCGGGAGTCCGGATCATCCATGGAAGCGGTGACCGTCTCACGCTCACCGACTCGGGCGGCAACCAATACTTCAACATGGCCGGCGGCGGCGTCCTGCTGTTCGGGGATGTCCTGACGCCGGGGTGGCCCCGGGTCATCGACTGCCGGATCGAGGACAACACGCTGGCGAATTCCGGCTTGGGCGCTCCCGACTGGAACGGGGCCGGAATCTACGTCGCCCAGGGGCAGCCGGTCATCTCCGGCAACCTCATCCAGCGCAACACGACGACGCCCCCCGATCAGTCGGGCCAGGTCGAAGCGCTGGGATGGGGAGCGGGCATCTTCTCCCTGAACTTCGACTGCCGGCCGGTGATCACCCACAACACCATTCGGAATAACGTCACCGTGGCGCAGCAGGGTAGCGGCGCGGGCATGTACATCGCGGGCGACAACGGCACGGTGCTGAGCAACAACCTGATCGTCGGCAACTCGGCCAACCTGGAAGGGGGCGGGATCTACCTCTATGCGAACAGCGCCTCCGCCTACAACAACGTGGTCATCGGGAACATCGGCGGAGGAGCGGGCGGCGGATTCAGCACCGGCGCCCCCTTGAGCGAAGTCACCATCACGAACAACACCATCGTGGGGAACGTCCTGACGGTCCACACCGTCCCGAAAGGCGCGACCTTCTCGTCCATCGGCGGCGGAATCTACTCCAGCTTCATCCTCAGCCAGCAAGCCGATCCCAACAGCCACCTCACGAACAATCTCATCGCCCAGAACGACGCGACGACCCTGGGCGGGGGGGCGGGACTTTACAGCTTCAATTCTTTCGCCACGAACGACCACAATGACTTCTTCAACGACCGCCCCAACGAGATCCGCGGCGACTACACCGATGCCCAGGTCATCGGCACGAACGGGAACGTCTCGGTGAATCCGGTCTTCACGAACGCTCCGACCTTCTGGGACCACACCAGCGCCCTGGGCACCTCGACCACCGCGATCGTCTTCGACTCGACGCGCTACGCCGTCGGCAACCGGATCGAGTACAACGACGACGGGGTTTCGCGGCAGATCACCGCCATCAACAACACCAGCAAGACCCTCACGTTCACGCCCGCCCTGGCGTACAAGGTCTGCAGCAACGCGATCAACGCCTCCTGCAACGTGAACGGCGACTGCCTTTCTCCCGGCACCTGCAACACCGCGGTCACCCAGACGAACCGGATCCTGGCCAACTGGGGAAGCAACACCGACGTGAGCGAGAACCTGCGCCTTACCTCCTCGTCGCCCCTGCGCGACGCCGGCACCAACGCGCCGCTGTTCGGGACGACGCCGACGACCGACTACGACGATCTGCCCCGGCCGACCGACGGCGACCTGAACGGATCGTCCTTGAACGACATCGGCGCCTTCGAGTTCCGGTTCGGCGACTCCGACGGCGACGGCGTGCCCGACAGCGTCGATTGCTCCCCCTTGTCGAACAGCGCCTGGGCGCTCCCCGATCAGGTCCCGTCGCCTCTGCAGATCAACGCGAGCCAGGTGCTCTCCTGGCCGAGGATCCCCCAGTCGAACGTCTACAACGTCTACTCCGGACTGATCCAGAACCCCTTCAACTACGGCGCCGCCTGCTTCGCCGCCGAGGTGCCCGGCCTCTCCACCTCGATCAATCTCCCCCCCAGTCCCGCCTCCGGAGTCGGCTTCTATTACCTGGTGGGGGGGGTCAACGGCTGCGGCAACGGACCGATCCATCTGCTGCCCACGGTGAATCCCGCGCCCGCGTGCGCGGCCCAGAACCACGACACCGATGGAGACACCGTCTTGGATCTCAACGACAACTGTCCGGCGCTGGCGAACCCCGGCCAGGAGGATCCCGAGCACGACACCGTCGGCACCGCCTGCGACAATTGCCCGGCGCTGTACAATCCGGCGCAGACCGACGTCAACGCCAACAGCCTCGGGGACGATTGCGAGGACGCCGACGGCGACACCTACGTCCTCACGCTCGACTGCAACGACAACAACCCCGCCATCCACCCCGGGGCCGCGGAGGTGTGCAACGGCCTCGACGACAACTGCGCCAACGGCGTCGACGAGGGCGCCGACGCGCTGTGCGCCGACTCCAACTCGTGCGATCAGGATTCGTGCGGCGGCGCCGCGGGCTGCGTGCACACGCCGGTCGCCGACGGCTCGCCGTGCACGGACGCCAACGCCTGCACCCAGACCGACTCGTGCCAGACGGGAGTCTGTCTGGGCGCCAACCCGGTGATCTGCCCGACGGCCGACGCCTGCCACGATCCGGGGGTCTGCGACACCGGCACGGGGGTCTGCTCGGCGGCCACGCCGAAGCCCGAAGGCTTCCCTTGCGAGGATGGGAACAACTGCACGGTCGGCGACAGCTGTCTTTCGGGAATCTGCCAGGCGGGCGCGGCCCGGGACGGCGACTCCGACACCCATCCCGATCCGCTGTGCGGCGGGGACGATTGCAACGACGCGAACGGGCTCGTCTGGCACGTCCCGGCGGAAGTCACGAACCTGACTCTCAGCCAGGCGAGCCCGGCCAATCCGACGTGGGATTCCCAGGCGGTCGCGGCGGGCAGCGAAACGACTTACGATCTCGTCAGCGGGTCGCTCTCGACGCTCAGCGGCATCAGCTTCCCGCCGGCCACCTGCTTGCAGTCAGCCGATCCGGCGACCAGCTACAGCGACGGCCGCCCCAATCCCGCCTCCGGAACCGGCTACTGGTATCTGTCGCGGGCGCGGAATTCCTGCGGCGTGGCCACCTACGGGAGCGCCGCCCGGGACGCCGAAATCCCCAACTGCCCCTGA
- a CDS encoding DNA recombination protein RmuC: protein MPSESILIIALLALVVAAVFLSVVVLLFRKRPGAAAEAGWTQALLQLQHQVTDLVRSLQETGHQITRETGSQLQAGTKALTDLVQSSQMSVTAQVGQHSRTVGEKVGSLQEKLAQLDQQIQHLSEMGRDLRRLQDILRAPKLRGGFGEQLLENLLGNVLPAGDFSLQHAFAGGERVDAAIRLPGGLVPVDAKFPLENFQKILSAQGDEELRRARRAFRDDVRRHGRHIAERYIRTAEGTLDLALMYVPAENVYYEAFVAGADSGEAQDLWQETLARRVFPVSPNTFSLYLSTLHMGLRGMRVEEGARRVLSALLALKGDLEGFRESFELLAKHLINAAKNLEEARSKLDRLDWKLGQVGSETAEKAGRGVSS, encoded by the coding sequence ATGCCATCCGAATCGATTCTCATCATCGCGCTCCTGGCGCTCGTCGTCGCGGCGGTCTTTCTCTCCGTCGTCGTGCTGCTTTTCCGGAAGCGGCCCGGCGCGGCGGCGGAAGCGGGATGGACGCAGGCGCTCCTGCAGCTCCAGCATCAGGTCACCGATCTGGTCCGCAGCCTGCAGGAGACGGGTCACCAGATCACGCGTGAGACGGGATCGCAGCTCCAGGCGGGGACCAAGGCCCTCACCGATCTTGTGCAATCCTCCCAGATGAGCGTGACGGCGCAGGTCGGCCAGCATTCCCGCACTGTGGGCGAGAAGGTTGGCTCGCTGCAAGAGAAGCTCGCCCAGCTCGATCAGCAGATTCAGCACCTCTCCGAGATGGGGCGCGATCTCCGGCGGCTCCAGGACATCCTGAGGGCGCCCAAGCTGCGCGGCGGCTTCGGCGAGCAGCTCCTCGAGAACCTTCTCGGGAACGTGCTTCCGGCGGGCGATTTCTCGCTGCAGCATGCGTTCGCCGGGGGCGAGAGGGTCGACGCGGCCATCCGCCTGCCGGGCGGGCTTGTTCCGGTCGACGCGAAATTTCCGCTGGAGAATTTCCAGAAGATCCTGTCCGCCCAGGGGGACGAGGAGCTGCGCCGCGCCCGCCGGGCGTTCCGGGACGACGTAAGGCGCCACGGCCGGCACATCGCCGAGAGGTACATCCGCACCGCTGAGGGGACGCTCGATCTGGCGCTGATGTACGTCCCGGCGGAGAACGTCTATTACGAGGCTTTCGTGGCCGGCGCCGATTCCGGCGAGGCTCAGGATCTGTGGCAGGAGACCCTGGCCCGGCGGGTCTTCCCCGTCTCGCCCAACACCTTCTCCCTTTATCTCTCGACGCTCCACATGGGGCTCAGGGGCATGCGCGTCGAAGAAGGGGCCCGCCGCGTTCTCTCGGCGCTGCTCGCGCTCAAGGGCGATCTGGAGGGGTTCCGGGAATCGTTCGAGCTGCTCGCGAAGCACCTGATCAACGCCGCGAAGAACCTCGAGGAGGCGCGCTCCAAGCTCGACAGGCTGGACTGGAAGCTCGGCCAGGTCGGATCGGAGACGGCGGAAAAGGCGGGGCGCGGGGTCAGCTCGTAG
- a CDS encoding class I SAM-dependent rRNA methyltransferase has protein sequence MASVVLGKGKDRRLKGGHLWVYASEIASVDEGAAPGEVVDVRDHRRRFLGRGTYNPASTITVRLLTREPEEGIDRAFFERRIDEALAYRERVFPGETALRLIYGEADLLPGLVVDRYGAYLCVQIGTLGMDRHRALLLTVLRDRLNPAGIYERGDLSSRAHEGLPPAGGPVAGEVPAAIPVRLDGLEFHVRLAEAQKTGLYLDQRLNRRALLPLAAGRTVLDAFCNTGGFGLYALRGGARSLLGVDISALCVARAAEHAALNGFGERCEFEEANAFDRLHALDREGRRFGIVVLDPPAFTKSARNLEAACRGYKEINLRALKILEAGGCLLTSSCSYHLSLADFLSLIREAVADSGRTARLVSVAGQSPDHPVLPGVPETSYLKFAVLHVS, from the coding sequence ATGGCCTCGGTGGTTCTCGGGAAAGGAAAAGATCGCCGGCTGAAGGGAGGGCACCTCTGGGTCTACGCGAGCGAGATCGCCTCGGTGGACGAGGGCGCCGCGCCCGGAGAGGTCGTCGACGTGCGCGATCACCGGCGGCGGTTCCTGGGGCGCGGAACCTACAATCCGGCCTCGACGATCACCGTCCGGCTGCTGACGCGGGAGCCGGAGGAAGGGATCGACCGCGCCTTCTTCGAGCGGCGCATCGACGAGGCCCTGGCTTATCGGGAGCGCGTCTTTCCGGGCGAGACGGCGCTGCGCCTGATCTACGGCGAAGCCGATCTCCTTCCGGGGTTGGTAGTGGATCGGTATGGCGCCTACCTTTGCGTGCAGATCGGAACGTTGGGGATGGATCGGCACCGCGCCCTCCTGCTGACCGTCCTCCGGGATCGGCTGAATCCGGCCGGCATCTATGAGAGGGGAGATCTCAGCAGCCGGGCGCACGAAGGCCTGCCGCCGGCGGGCGGGCCGGTCGCCGGAGAGGTCCCCGCGGCGATACCGGTCCGGCTGGACGGCCTCGAGTTCCACGTGAGGCTGGCCGAGGCCCAGAAGACCGGCCTGTATCTCGATCAGCGGCTGAACCGCCGGGCGCTTCTTCCGCTGGCCGCCGGCCGGACGGTCCTCGACGCTTTCTGCAATACGGGCGGGTTCGGGCTTTACGCGCTCCGGGGCGGCGCGCGCTCGCTGCTGGGAGTGGACATCTCCGCCTTGTGCGTCGCCCGGGCGGCGGAGCACGCCGCCCTGAACGGCTTCGGGGAGCGGTGCGAGTTTGAAGAGGCGAACGCGTTCGATCGGCTTCACGCCCTCGATCGCGAGGGCCGCCGGTTCGGCATCGTCGTCCTGGATCCGCCGGCGTTCACCAAGTCGGCCCGCAACCTCGAGGCGGCGTGCCGAGGCTACAAGGAGATCAACCTCCGGGCGCTGAAGATCCTCGAAGCGGGCGGGTGCCTGCTGACGTCCTCGTGCTCCTATCACCTGTCGCTCGCCGATTTCCTGTCGTTGATCCGGGAGGCGGTGGCCGACTCGGGGAGGACGGCCCGCCTCGTCTCGGTGGCGGGCCAGTCGCCCGATCATCCGGTTCTTCCGGGCGTTCCGGAGACCTCATACCTGAAGTTCGCCGTCCTTCACGTGTCTTGA